In the genome of Notamacropus eugenii isolate mMacEug1 chromosome 5, mMacEug1.pri_v2, whole genome shotgun sequence, one region contains:
- the LOC140508248 gene encoding uncharacterized protein isoform X2 yields MLENSQNLLYLGIPVLREDLISHFEENEATWILNQKGSANSFPDAETRFDMKETNAKLNISVEESYHQRFMSDFDLREICHSGIKIEKNQNGNCEFDKNVKGFRQHSVPIQCKKMTSENGYFQYSENKECLTQKVGLIQSYVKPPQVQMYQDFQREMTLDLIRHQKSYAREMLYIFNESEKAFSQNSKFIDRHKSHTAAKLYKCNQCGKAFTQNSKLTQHQRIHTGEKPYECNKCGKAFRENCSLAIHQRIHTGEKPYKCNQCGKTFTQYASLFKHQRIHTGEKPYKCNQCGKAFRENSNLVVHQRIHTGEKIYECNQCGKTFTKKSTLANHLRIHTGEKPYKCNQCGKALADKPHLANHLRIHTGEKPYKCNQCGKAFRHNSSLAVHHRIHTGEKPYECNQCGKTFTQKAHLLTHQRIHTGEKPYECNHCVKTFRTRSSINEHQRIHTGEKPYKCTQCGKTFRQSSSLYLHQRIHMGEKT; encoded by the coding sequence ATGCAGAGACCAGGTTTGACATGAAAGAGACAAATGCAAAACTGAACATCTCTGTGGAAGAATCTTATCACCAAAGATTCATgagtgactttgatttgagggaaatTTGTCACTCTGGTATCAAGatagagaaaaatcaaaatggcAATTGTGAATTTGATAAAAATGTGAAGGGTTTCAGACAACATTCAGTCCCAATTCAGTGTAAGAAAATGACTTCAGAGAATGGCTATTTTCAGTATAGTGAAAATAAGGAATGCTTAACTCAAAAGGTTGGGCTTATTCAGTCTTATGTGAAGCCTCCCCAAGTGCAAATGTATCAAGATTTTCAACGGGAAATGACCTTGGACCTCATTAGACATCAGAAAAGTTATGCTAGAGAAATGCTTTATATATTTAATGAAAGTGAGAAGGCCTTTAGCCAGAACTCAAAGTTCATTGACCGTCATAAAAGTCACACTGCAGCAAAACTTtataaatgtaatcagtgtggaaaggcatTCACACAGAATTCCAAACTGactcaacatcagagaatccacactggagagaaaccttatgaatgtaataaatgtggaaaggctttccgAGAAAACTGCAGTCTTGctatacatcagagaatccacactggagagaaaccttataaatgtaatcaatgtgggaaAACTTTCACACAGTATGCTAGTCTTtttaaacatcagagaatccacactggagagaaaccttataaatgtaatcaatgtggaaaagctttccgAGAAAACTCCAATCTTGTTGTACATCAGAGAATACACACTGGAGAGAAaatttatgaatgtaatcaatgtggaaagactttcactaAAAAGTCTACTCTTGCTAACCAtctgagaatccacactggagagaaaccttataaatgtaatcagtgtggaaaggctttagCAGATAAACCCCATCTTGCCAACCATctgagaattcatactggagagaaaccctacaaatgtaatcagtgtggaaaggctttccgACACAACTCCAGCCTTGCTGTACATCacagaattcacactggagagaaaccgtatgaatgtaatcagtgtggaaagactttcactcAGAAGGCCCATCTTTTgacacatcagagaatccacactggagagaaaccttatgaatgtaatcattgTGTAAAGACATTTAGAACAAGATCCAGTATAaatgaacatcagagaattcacactggagagaaaccttataaatgcactcaatgtggaaagacttttagaCAGAGCTCTAGTCTTTATcttcatcagagaatccacatgGGAGAGAAAACTTAA
- the LOC140508240 gene encoding uncharacterized protein isoform X1 has protein sequence MAPGPQRHPWQESLTFKDVAVHFTQEEWCLLDPSQKKLHKEVMLENSQNLLYLGIPVLREDLISHFEERETSWILDQKGPRNSCPGTKTTFEMTNTTAKLKISVEEYAKERFMSDGPCDFSLRKICDSDIRREKNQNSHCEFDKDGKGFRQYSVLIRFKKMTSENDCSPYSENREYGTEKFGLLQSYKKPPEVQTHQGNQGEIANSLSSDFVRQQKCHTGKMLYFCNKCGKGFSQNSKLIDHHQLHTAGKPYECNQCGKAFTQNARLARHQKIHNREKPYEHRQHGKTFRKRTVLDEHQKIHTGEKPYDCNKSRKTFQNSLAVHQKNHNSEKLHECHKCATAFGEHSSLIAHQKIHTGEKPYECNHCGKAFRRSSSLAVHQKNHTGEKTHECHECGKAFGEHSSLIGHQRIHTGEKPYECNQCGKAFTQNSHLSKHQRIHTGEKPYECHQCGKAFRHSSSLPLHQRIHTGEKPYECNQCGRAFTQNSMLVVHQRIHTGEKPYECNQCGKTFRQNSSLVVHQRIHTGEKPYECSQCGKAFKENSKLAVHQRIHTGEKPYACNQCGKTFRCSSSLAVHQKNHTGEKPHECHECGKAFGEHSSLIAHQRIHTGEKPYECNQCGKAFTQNSHLSKHQRIHTGEKPYECHQCGKAFRHSSSLPLHQRIHTGEKPYECNQCGKAFTRNSSLAVHQRIHTGEKPYECSHCGKAFKQNSKLALHQRIHTGEKPYECSQCGKAFKENSSLAVHQRIHTGEKPYKCNQCGKAFPYRALLAYHLKIHSGEKPYECNQCGKTFTNKSSLAIHLRIHTGEKPYECSHCGKTFTNRSSLAIHQRIHTGEKPYECHQCGKAFTQNANLLKHQRIHTGEKPYECHQCGKAFTHKSKLVCHQRIHTGEKPYECHQCGKAFTQNSHLSKHQRIHTSVKGKI, from the exons ATGGCCCCTGGACCTCAAAGACATCCATGGCAG GAGTCACtgacattcaaggatgtggctGTGCACTTCACCCAGGAGGAGTGGTGCCTCTTGGACCCTTCCCAGAAAAAACTGCACAAGGAAGTGATGCTGGAAAACTCCCAGAACCTGCTCTACCTGG GAATTCCAGTGCTTAGAGAAGATTTGATCTCCCAttttgaggaaagagaaacatCATGGATCCTGGATCAAAAAGGCCCAAGGAACTCCTGTCCAG gTACAAAGACTACATTTGAAATGACTAATACTACTGCAAAGCTGAAGATTTCTGTAGAAGAGTATGCCAAGGAAAGATTTATGAGTGATGGTCCCTGTGACTTCAGTTTGAGAAAAATCTGTGACTCAGATatcaggagagagaaaaatcaaaatagtCACTGTGAATTTGATAAAGATGGCAAAGGTTTCAGACAATACTCGGTCCTAATTCGGTTTAAGAAAATGACCTCAGAAAATGATTGCTCTCCATATAGTGAAAATAGGGAATATGGTACTGAAAAGTTTGGGCTTCTTCAGTCTTACAAGAAGCCTCCTGAAGTGCAAACACATCAAGGTAATCAAGGGGAAATAGCCAACAGCTTGAGTTCAGACTTCGTCAGACAACAGAAATGTCATACTGGAAAAATGCTTTATTTCTGTAATAAATGTGGGAAGGGCTTTAGCCAGAATTCAAAGCTTATTGACCATCATCAACTTCACACTGCAggaaaaccttatgaatgtaatcagtgtggaaaggcgtTCACACAGAATGCCAGACTGGCTCGACATCAGAAAATCCACAAtagagagaaaccttatgaacaTCGTcagcatggaaagactttcagaaagAGAACTGTTCTTGAtgaacatcagaaaattcatactggagagaaaccttatgattgTAATAAAAGTAGAAAGACTTTCCAAAACAGCCTTGCTGTACATCAGAAAAATCACAATTCAGAGAAACTTCATGAATGTCATAAATGTGCGACAGCTTTTGGTGAACACTCTTCCCTTATTGCacatcagaaaatccacactggagagaaaccttatgaatgtaatcactgtggaaaggctttccgACGCAGCTCCAGTCTTGCTGTGCATCAGAAAAAccacactggagagaaaactCATGAGTGTCATGAATGTGGTAAAGCTTTTGGTGAACACTCTTCCCTAATTGgtcatcagagaatccacactggagagaaaccttatgaatgtaatcaatgtgggaaggctttcacACAGAATTCCCATCTTtctaaacatcagagaatccatactggagagaaaccttatgaatgtcatCAATGCGGTAAGGCTTTCAGACATAGCTCTAGCCTTCCTCTTCATcaaagaatccacactggagagaaaccttatgaatgtaatcaatgtggaaggGCTTTCACACAAAACTCTATGCTtgttgtacatcagagaatccacactggagagaaaccttatgaatgtaatcaatgtggaaaaacTTTCCGACAGAACTCCAGTCTTGTTGtacaccagagaatccacactggagagaaaccttatgaatgtagtcaatgtggaaaggctttcaaagAGAACTCCAAACTTGCTGtacaccagagaatccacactggagagaaaccttatgcatgtaaccaatgtggaaagactttccgatgcagctccagtcttgctgtacatcagaaaaaccacactggagagaaacctcatgAGTGTCATGAATGTGGTAAAGCTTTTGGTGAACACTCTTCCCTtattgcacatcagagaatccacactggagagaaaccttatgaatgtaatcaatgtggaaaggctttcacacagaATTCCCATCTTtctaaacatcagagaatccatactggagagaaaccttatgaatgtcatCAATGTGGTAAGGCTTTCAGACATAGCTCCAGCCTTCCTCTTCATcaaagaatccacactggagagaaaccctatgaatgtaatcaatgtggaaaggctttcacacggAACTCCagtcttgctgtacatcagagaatccacacaggagagaaaccttatgaatgtagtcaCTGTGGAAAAGCTTTCAAACAGAACTCCAAGCTTGctttacatcagagaatccacactggagagaaaccttatgaatgtagtcaatgtggaaaggctttcaaagAGAACTCTagtcttgctgtacatcagagaattcatactggagagaaaccttataaatgtaatcaatgtggaaaggctttcccaTATAGGGCCCTTCTTGCTTACCATCTGAAAattcacagtggagagaaaccttatgaatgcaatcaatgtggaaagactttcacaaaTAAGTCTAGTCTTGCCATTCATCtaagaattcacactggagagaaaccttatgaatgcagtcattgtggaaagactttcacaaaTAGGTCCAGTCTTGCAAtacaccagagaatccacactggtgagaaaccttatgaatgtcatcagtgtggaaaagctttcacCCAGAATGCCAATCTTTTGAAACATCAGaggatccacactggagagaaaccttatgaatgccatcaatgtggaaaggctttcacacacAAGTCCAAACTTGTTtgccatcagagaattcacactggagagaaaccttatgaatgtcatcagtgtggaaaagctttcacaCAGAACTCCCATCTTTccaaacatcagagaatccacactagTGTGAAGGGtaaaatctga
- the LOC140508248 gene encoding uncharacterized protein isoform X4, translated as MKETNAKLNISVEESYHQRFMSDFDLREICHSGIKIEKNQNGNCEFDKNVKGFRQHSVPIQCKKMTSENGYFQYSENKECLTQKVGLIQSYVKPPQVQMYQDFQREMTLDLIRHQKSYAREMLYIFNESEKAFSQNSKFIDRHKSHTAAKLYKCNQCGKAFTQNSKLTQHQRIHTGEKPYECNKCGKAFRENCSLAIHQRIHTGEKPYKCNQCGKTFTQYASLFKHQRIHTGEKPYKCNQCGKAFRENSNLVVHQRIHTGEKIYECNQCGKTFTKKSTLANHLRIHTGEKPYKCNQCGKALADKPHLANHLRIHTGEKPYKCNQCGKAFRHNSSLAVHHRIHTGEKPYECNQCGKTFTQKAHLLTHQRIHTGEKPYECNHCVKTFRTRSSINEHQRIHTGEKPYKCTQCGKTFRQSSSLYLHQRIHMGEKT; from the coding sequence ATGAAAGAGACAAATGCAAAACTGAACATCTCTGTGGAAGAATCTTATCACCAAAGATTCATgagtgactttgatttgagggaaatTTGTCACTCTGGTATCAAGatagagaaaaatcaaaatggcAATTGTGAATTTGATAAAAATGTGAAGGGTTTCAGACAACATTCAGTCCCAATTCAGTGTAAGAAAATGACTTCAGAGAATGGCTATTTTCAGTATAGTGAAAATAAGGAATGCTTAACTCAAAAGGTTGGGCTTATTCAGTCTTATGTGAAGCCTCCCCAAGTGCAAATGTATCAAGATTTTCAACGGGAAATGACCTTGGACCTCATTAGACATCAGAAAAGTTATGCTAGAGAAATGCTTTATATATTTAATGAAAGTGAGAAGGCCTTTAGCCAGAACTCAAAGTTCATTGACCGTCATAAAAGTCACACTGCAGCAAAACTTtataaatgtaatcagtgtggaaaggcatTCACACAGAATTCCAAACTGactcaacatcagagaatccacactggagagaaaccttatgaatgtaataaatgtggaaaggctttccgAGAAAACTGCAGTCTTGctatacatcagagaatccacactggagagaaaccttataaatgtaatcaatgtgggaaAACTTTCACACAGTATGCTAGTCTTtttaaacatcagagaatccacactggagagaaaccttataaatgtaatcaatgtggaaaagctttccgAGAAAACTCCAATCTTGTTGTACATCAGAGAATACACACTGGAGAGAAaatttatgaatgtaatcaatgtggaaagactttcactaAAAAGTCTACTCTTGCTAACCAtctgagaatccacactggagagaaaccttataaatgtaatcagtgtggaaaggctttagCAGATAAACCCCATCTTGCCAACCATctgagaattcatactggagagaaaccctacaaatgtaatcagtgtggaaaggctttccgACACAACTCCAGCCTTGCTGTACATCacagaattcacactggagagaaaccgtatgaatgtaatcagtgtggaaagactttcactcAGAAGGCCCATCTTTTgacacatcagagaatccacactggagagaaaccttatgaatgtaatcattgTGTAAAGACATTTAGAACAAGATCCAGTATAaatgaacatcagagaattcacactggagagaaaccttataaatgcactcaatgtggaaagacttttagaCAGAGCTCTAGTCTTTATcttcatcagagaatccacatgGGAGAGAAAACTTAA
- the LOC140508240 gene encoding uncharacterized protein isoform X2 has translation MLENSQNLLYLGIPVLREDLISHFEERETSWILDQKGPRNSCPGTKTTFEMTNTTAKLKISVEEYAKERFMSDGPCDFSLRKICDSDIRREKNQNSHCEFDKDGKGFRQYSVLIRFKKMTSENDCSPYSENREYGTEKFGLLQSYKKPPEVQTHQGNQGEIANSLSSDFVRQQKCHTGKMLYFCNKCGKGFSQNSKLIDHHQLHTAGKPYECNQCGKAFTQNARLARHQKIHNREKPYEHRQHGKTFRKRTVLDEHQKIHTGEKPYDCNKSRKTFQNSLAVHQKNHNSEKLHECHKCATAFGEHSSLIAHQKIHTGEKPYECNHCGKAFRRSSSLAVHQKNHTGEKTHECHECGKAFGEHSSLIGHQRIHTGEKPYECNQCGKAFTQNSHLSKHQRIHTGEKPYECHQCGKAFRHSSSLPLHQRIHTGEKPYECNQCGRAFTQNSMLVVHQRIHTGEKPYECNQCGKTFRQNSSLVVHQRIHTGEKPYECSQCGKAFKENSKLAVHQRIHTGEKPYACNQCGKTFRCSSSLAVHQKNHTGEKPHECHECGKAFGEHSSLIAHQRIHTGEKPYECNQCGKAFTQNSHLSKHQRIHTGEKPYECHQCGKAFRHSSSLPLHQRIHTGEKPYECNQCGKAFTRNSSLAVHQRIHTGEKPYECSHCGKAFKQNSKLALHQRIHTGEKPYECSQCGKAFKENSSLAVHQRIHTGEKPYKCNQCGKAFPYRALLAYHLKIHSGEKPYECNQCGKTFTNKSSLAIHLRIHTGEKPYECSHCGKTFTNRSSLAIHQRIHTGEKPYECHQCGKAFTQNANLLKHQRIHTGEKPYECHQCGKAFTHKSKLVCHQRIHTGEKPYECHQCGKAFTQNSHLSKHQRIHTSVKGKI, from the exons ATGCTGGAAAACTCCCAGAACCTGCTCTACCTGG GAATTCCAGTGCTTAGAGAAGATTTGATCTCCCAttttgaggaaagagaaacatCATGGATCCTGGATCAAAAAGGCCCAAGGAACTCCTGTCCAG gTACAAAGACTACATTTGAAATGACTAATACTACTGCAAAGCTGAAGATTTCTGTAGAAGAGTATGCCAAGGAAAGATTTATGAGTGATGGTCCCTGTGACTTCAGTTTGAGAAAAATCTGTGACTCAGATatcaggagagagaaaaatcaaaatagtCACTGTGAATTTGATAAAGATGGCAAAGGTTTCAGACAATACTCGGTCCTAATTCGGTTTAAGAAAATGACCTCAGAAAATGATTGCTCTCCATATAGTGAAAATAGGGAATATGGTACTGAAAAGTTTGGGCTTCTTCAGTCTTACAAGAAGCCTCCTGAAGTGCAAACACATCAAGGTAATCAAGGGGAAATAGCCAACAGCTTGAGTTCAGACTTCGTCAGACAACAGAAATGTCATACTGGAAAAATGCTTTATTTCTGTAATAAATGTGGGAAGGGCTTTAGCCAGAATTCAAAGCTTATTGACCATCATCAACTTCACACTGCAggaaaaccttatgaatgtaatcagtgtggaaaggcgtTCACACAGAATGCCAGACTGGCTCGACATCAGAAAATCCACAAtagagagaaaccttatgaacaTCGTcagcatggaaagactttcagaaagAGAACTGTTCTTGAtgaacatcagaaaattcatactggagagaaaccttatgattgTAATAAAAGTAGAAAGACTTTCCAAAACAGCCTTGCTGTACATCAGAAAAATCACAATTCAGAGAAACTTCATGAATGTCATAAATGTGCGACAGCTTTTGGTGAACACTCTTCCCTTATTGCacatcagaaaatccacactggagagaaaccttatgaatgtaatcactgtggaaaggctttccgACGCAGCTCCAGTCTTGCTGTGCATCAGAAAAAccacactggagagaaaactCATGAGTGTCATGAATGTGGTAAAGCTTTTGGTGAACACTCTTCCCTAATTGgtcatcagagaatccacactggagagaaaccttatgaatgtaatcaatgtgggaaggctttcacACAGAATTCCCATCTTtctaaacatcagagaatccatactggagagaaaccttatgaatgtcatCAATGCGGTAAGGCTTTCAGACATAGCTCTAGCCTTCCTCTTCATcaaagaatccacactggagagaaaccttatgaatgtaatcaatgtggaaggGCTTTCACACAAAACTCTATGCTtgttgtacatcagagaatccacactggagagaaaccttatgaatgtaatcaatgtggaaaaacTTTCCGACAGAACTCCAGTCTTGTTGtacaccagagaatccacactggagagaaaccttatgaatgtagtcaatgtggaaaggctttcaaagAGAACTCCAAACTTGCTGtacaccagagaatccacactggagagaaaccttatgcatgtaaccaatgtggaaagactttccgatgcagctccagtcttgctgtacatcagaaaaaccacactggagagaaacctcatgAGTGTCATGAATGTGGTAAAGCTTTTGGTGAACACTCTTCCCTtattgcacatcagagaatccacactggagagaaaccttatgaatgtaatcaatgtggaaaggctttcacacagaATTCCCATCTTtctaaacatcagagaatccatactggagagaaaccttatgaatgtcatCAATGTGGTAAGGCTTTCAGACATAGCTCCAGCCTTCCTCTTCATcaaagaatccacactggagagaaaccctatgaatgtaatcaatgtggaaaggctttcacacggAACTCCagtcttgctgtacatcagagaatccacacaggagagaaaccttatgaatgtagtcaCTGTGGAAAAGCTTTCAAACAGAACTCCAAGCTTGctttacatcagagaatccacactggagagaaaccttatgaatgtagtcaatgtggaaaggctttcaaagAGAACTCTagtcttgctgtacatcagagaattcatactggagagaaaccttataaatgtaatcaatgtggaaaggctttcccaTATAGGGCCCTTCTTGCTTACCATCTGAAAattcacagtggagagaaaccttatgaatgcaatcaatgtggaaagactttcacaaaTAAGTCTAGTCTTGCCATTCATCtaagaattcacactggagagaaaccttatgaatgcagtcattgtggaaagactttcacaaaTAGGTCCAGTCTTGCAAtacaccagagaatccacactggtgagaaaccttatgaatgtcatcagtgtggaaaagctttcacCCAGAATGCCAATCTTTTGAAACATCAGaggatccacactggagagaaaccttatgaatgccatcaatgtggaaaggctttcacacacAAGTCCAAACTTGTTtgccatcagagaattcacactggagagaaaccttatgaatgtcatcagtgtggaaaagctttcacaCAGAACTCCCATCTTTccaaacatcagagaatccacactagTGTGAAGGGtaaaatctga
- the LOC140508248 gene encoding uncharacterized protein isoform X3, protein MQLVLKMAGIPVLREDLISHFEENEATWILNQKGSANSFPDAETRFDMKETNAKLNISVEESYHQRFMSDFDLREICHSGIKIEKNQNGNCEFDKNVKGFRQHSVPIQCKKMTSENGYFQYSENKECLTQKVGLIQSYVKPPQVQMYQDFQREMTLDLIRHQKSYAREMLYIFNESEKAFSQNSKFIDRHKSHTAAKLYKCNQCGKAFTQNSKLTQHQRIHTGEKPYECNKCGKAFRENCSLAIHQRIHTGEKPYKCNQCGKTFTQYASLFKHQRIHTGEKPYKCNQCGKAFRENSNLVVHQRIHTGEKIYECNQCGKTFTKKSTLANHLRIHTGEKPYKCNQCGKALADKPHLANHLRIHTGEKPYKCNQCGKAFRHNSSLAVHHRIHTGEKPYECNQCGKTFTQKAHLLTHQRIHTGEKPYECNHCVKTFRTRSSINEHQRIHTGEKPYKCTQCGKTFRQSSSLYLHQRIHMGEKT, encoded by the coding sequence ATGCAGAGACCAGGTTTGACATGAAAGAGACAAATGCAAAACTGAACATCTCTGTGGAAGAATCTTATCACCAAAGATTCATgagtgactttgatttgagggaaatTTGTCACTCTGGTATCAAGatagagaaaaatcaaaatggcAATTGTGAATTTGATAAAAATGTGAAGGGTTTCAGACAACATTCAGTCCCAATTCAGTGTAAGAAAATGACTTCAGAGAATGGCTATTTTCAGTATAGTGAAAATAAGGAATGCTTAACTCAAAAGGTTGGGCTTATTCAGTCTTATGTGAAGCCTCCCCAAGTGCAAATGTATCAAGATTTTCAACGGGAAATGACCTTGGACCTCATTAGACATCAGAAAAGTTATGCTAGAGAAATGCTTTATATATTTAATGAAAGTGAGAAGGCCTTTAGCCAGAACTCAAAGTTCATTGACCGTCATAAAAGTCACACTGCAGCAAAACTTtataaatgtaatcagtgtggaaaggcatTCACACAGAATTCCAAACTGactcaacatcagagaatccacactggagagaaaccttatgaatgtaataaatgtggaaaggctttccgAGAAAACTGCAGTCTTGctatacatcagagaatccacactggagagaaaccttataaatgtaatcaatgtgggaaAACTTTCACACAGTATGCTAGTCTTtttaaacatcagagaatccacactggagagaaaccttataaatgtaatcaatgtggaaaagctttccgAGAAAACTCCAATCTTGTTGTACATCAGAGAATACACACTGGAGAGAAaatttatgaatgtaatcaatgtggaaagactttcactaAAAAGTCTACTCTTGCTAACCAtctgagaatccacactggagagaaaccttataaatgtaatcagtgtggaaaggctttagCAGATAAACCCCATCTTGCCAACCATctgagaattcatactggagagaaaccctacaaatgtaatcagtgtggaaaggctttccgACACAACTCCAGCCTTGCTGTACATCacagaattcacactggagagaaaccgtatgaatgtaatcagtgtggaaagactttcactcAGAAGGCCCATCTTTTgacacatcagagaatccacactggagagaaaccttatgaatgtaatcattgTGTAAAGACATTTAGAACAAGATCCAGTATAaatgaacatcagagaattcacactggagagaaaccttataaatgcactcaatgtggaaagacttttagaCAGAGCTCTAGTCTTTATcttcatcagagaatccacatgGGAGAGAAAACTTAA